TAATCAAGTGATTTTGGATTACATAGGTGACAATTTTAAGTTTAATGCACCAACAGTACATTAATAGACTAAACAACAATGCCTTTGTTTTTTTAAAACAAAGGCGTTTTTGGTTAAATGATTAAAACCATTAAAATTTTTTAAAAAAATTTGTAAAAAAGTGCAATAAATAAACATTTAATAATGTTGTGCATAAAATATGCATAAGGGTACTATAATTTTTTAAATTTTTTACGTTTTTGTCTTTCTTTTTTTGAGAGCTTTCTTGGGTTGCCTTTTTTTGATTTTTGTTTGTAGAGTTCATTAAGGTTTTCTCGGCCTTCATTCCATTCACCTTGTTTGAGTAAGTCTGCAAAACTTGTTTCAGTTTTTTGTTGTATGCGTTTGCTAAAGTCCTCTGAACTAATCCAATCACAACTTATGCTTTGGGACGCCTGTTGTACTTTTCTATCTGAACTAACAACCAAAAAAGATGCAGACTTGTGCTTATGCGTATTTAAATAATCAGCAATCCAATCATCGGCAATTTCTGTAATTGGCGTGTAAACAATCTCTAGACCTTTATAAAAATCTCGGTCACCACTGAAGGTTCCTTGATGAGTCCCATCAAATACAACTAAAAAGCTATGTTGATGTTGAGTACTATTTTTATAATTAAATAGTGTTTCAATTAAGTCATCTCTATCTTGAAATCCCCCACAAAACATTAAATTGTAACCATCAATGATAATTTTCATGATGTGTTAGGAAGATAAGGTTTTAATTGTAATAAATTTAATAAGCGGTTGAATTCTTGTTCTATAATAGAGGCAGTTTGGGCAGAGTTGGGTTCAAATAACTTGTCTTGAATTTCATCATTGTGCTGGTATTGAATTTTCACAACATAGGTTTGATTATTTTGTTTGAGTTGAATTTGTTGAATATCACCATTATTCTTGCGCTGGATAAGTATATCGCTTGTTCTATCATGAACTCTTAGGAGATCACCATGCATGTCGTAATCAGCTTCTACTAGGGTTTGGTTATTTTTTTTAATAAGTTTAGGTAAATGTTCTGAGTTGTAATTGATATTGAGAGTGGTTTTACCTTTTTGAATACTACTAATTAAATCAATATCGTTATAGGTATAAAAAACATTTTCATCTTTAGTTGACTGGAGTTCAATAAGGTTTTGTTTGTTTTTATCATAGATATAAGTTTCGCCTTGACCCTTTTTATCTTTAATTGAGCTTAGTTTTCCACAGCAGGCAAGGGTTGTTTTTATTTGTTCTGTACCATCAGGAGCAGTATAAATGCTTTGGTTTTTTGCTGGTATAAAAGTATAGCTATGAGATTGTTTTTGCTCATCAGTTATACGTGTAATGTTTTTTCCACGATAACTTGTGTATGTGTATGAGTTTTTATTTTTGCCAGGACCATGATGTTCTGCAACTTTACCTGAGTTTTGATCGTAAACAATTTTGATGGTTTCAGAGGGGAATTCAATACCAGTTAAACGAAAAAATTTGTCATACTTAAAATTAAGAGATTGACCATCCATGCCAGTAAAGCGAGACAAGGTGTTTTTAATATTTTGGTCATCATAGCTATAGTGTACAGTTTTATTGTGTGAGCTTTGTATTGATTTTATTCTGTTTTTCTTATCATAATTGATATTGACATACTGTCCGCAAGAATCGCGAATGGTTTTTAACAGGCCATTGTTGTATATATAGCGAATAAAAGTGTTATGTCTGTTTTTTTCTAAAATTAATTCTCCATTGGTATTGTATTCTTCAGTATCGCCATTGATGAATGTTCGTTTGAAACCGTTTTTATGTTGACTCAGAGTAGAACTTTTACGATCTTGAGATACAAAAACAGAATTATTGGTGGTGATGGTGTTGGGTTGGTAACGTTGAAGTTGAGTTAAGAAATAATCATGTTCATTGAGCATTTTTTCTTTTAACTCTGAGTAATGTTGATCTCCATTGCCCTTGGGATTGCCGGTATGTTCTATGTCTAGATTTTTTTTTCTCTTAATGATGGCATCAACACTTTTTTCTTTATCGCTGATGAGTGATTCTAAATAAAATTGACTAACATAACCGTCAGCTTCAATGAGCTCTAAACTTATATTAGAAACAGGTATAATTTTTCTTTCAAGGTTAGACAGCCAAGATTTACCAAACAAACCGGACTGACGATACAAGCTATTGTAGCTTCTCTGTATTGAAAGTGTCATTTGATGGCATTGTTTTTGATAATCTTGAACAGTAAAGAAAAAATTGCCTGTTTGAGGATTAACGCCGGCAAACAACTTGAAAGTTGTAAATATAATACTTATGAGAACCCATTTTTTCATAAAAACTACCCCATTATAAATTGAATACCAAGGCTTGCCAAGTCTAAGTTTATAGGTAGCTAAAAATTGATACAATGTTGAGTGACAAATGTAGGGTCAGCAACAATTGTTTCTTTAGGTTTTTGAAAATAGTGGGCTAAAACAGTAGCAAGCCCAGGTACATTTAACCCTTCGCCGTGAAGATATAAACTGTTTATGTCATGAGGTAATATTTTGTTTTTTAAAAAAAAAGCGTCCATTTCTTTTAAAAAAACAGAACTGTTTTGCTGAACAAATTGCCCATATTCATCACGTTGGATGTTAAAGTTAAAATCATGAAGACCATATTCATTTGAGTAACAAAGGGCTGGAATAAAAGCTTTTAGTGTGTGGTGTTGATTTAGACCATGCCTTATATGGCTTGCAGCATAGAATAGTTGATTACGTTGATAAGCATTAAAAGAAACATTATATGGTGCTATTGACTTTATAAATTGATGTTTTAATTTTTCTAAAAAAGCTAAATCTAAACGATAGATGTTTTGTGTAAACAAATGATAATACAGTTCATTGGTTTTAACATTATGATAATACAAATAAGGCTTTGTATAGTTTGTAAAAAGATGAACTTGTTTTTTTTGTGGGATATCCGTTGATGCTGATTGTTGCAGAATGATGTTTTTGGAACTGCGAGGAGTTACTTTACAGTTAAAACTATTTTCTAGGAGTGTTTTTAATATATTTTTAAGAAAGCTGCTTTGGTGTTCAGGGGCGTGTAAGTTTATTGTGGTAACAGGCTTTGCCAATTGTTTGTATATCGTTTGAGATAGGAGCTTGAAATAGTTTTGAAAAATAGTATGAAATAAAAGAGGTTCATTAAAAGTCTCTAAACCAATACATTTATTATTATCAAAAATGAAGTGTTCAGGGAAGGTGTGCAAAAAAAATGGATCTACGCTTTGTTTTTCAACTCCCCAGATTAATTCATAAGGAATAAAGTTAGCATTAAAATCAATTGGAGTTTTTTTATTAAAAACATAATTGTTGGTAGATGATGAAAAATCGATATCAATACGATTGTTTTGTTTTTGTCCTGGGATATCAATAGAGCAAAATTGTTTTTGATGAACAGCATAGATATCAATATGGCTGGTTTGAATATCGATTCCCAGTGAAACACCTTGCATGATGTTAAAGTAACATAGTTTTATGGAATATGAATAAAAAATAGCTCAAATTTCAGCTATAAACACTGTAAATTCATGTGCGGTTCATGTTTAGTGGTGTAGACTATTTTTATGCAGTATAAAATCAAATATGTTTTTTTAATTGGTTTGGGTATTGTATTAAAGGCGGGTTTCGCTGTGGCAGGCTGTTGGGATAATAATATAATATCGACAGATATTTCAAAAGACCTTTCAAAATATAGAATGTACTATGATAGTGATCCAAGGTTTAACCCATCAGCCAATTATGTTTCAAGCGTTTCAGGAGAAAAAGTTGAGTACTTTTCACCTACAGATGCACACAACTTTTTTGAGCAAGACAGAGCCATGGAAATCATGGAAGAAGAAAATAAAAAATGGTTTATATTGGATGCTTACAGTTATCTTGAATTAGATGATTGGGAGAAAAGTGATATCTTGCCAGAAACCTTTCATTATGGTGAAAACGCCAGCAGATTGCTGAGTCAAAAGATAAATGACACTGAAATTCAAGTTGCCTGCTCAGATGGTTTTTATTATCAATACCCTATAAAACAACTCAAACCAGCGTATGTGCAAGATGTAGATTTTGAAAAAAAATTAAAATTGATGAAATCTTTTTTAATTGAAGATCAAGTCTTTCATTTGGTGACCCATTATATAAAACAAAAAGAGTGTGCAGAAACATATACCATAGTGTTAAACACACATTCATGTTCAGATAAAAAGCACAAAACAGAATTAAAAGTACAGCCAAGTTTTTCTTGTCAAGGCAAGCTCAGTAAAACAGAAAAGATGATCTGTGAAAATGGGGTTTTGGCTGGGCAAGATAAAATTATCAATGAAATATATCAAAAAGCCATAAAAGTTTTGCCAGAGCCAAAAAAAACAAAAGAATTGCGTGTCGTTTTAGCAGAAACCTATGTACCTGAAGATAGACAGGCTTTACTCGCTGAGCAAAGAAATTTTATCAAAGAAAGAGAGCAGGAATGTGGAGCAAAAAAGAGTGATGAAGCTATTTTAGAATGTTTGATTGAACATTTTGCTAAAAATCTAGGAATGATGGAGTTGTTAAAATATAGTTATAAATTGTAAAGTATTCTAGGAAAGGCTCTTTTAAGAAAGATTTTTTCTCTTTATAAAAATCAGACACGCTGTTATAGATTGGCATGCTCAAACTTCATGATATTCAAGCAGCCCAAGAAAGAATAGCAGGTAAGATTTTAAGAACGCCTATTATGCGTACCCAACACCCCAATATTGAGCATGAAAAAATATTTTTAAAGATGGAAAGTTTTCATCGAACCAGCTCATTTAAGGAGAGAGGCGCATTAAATACTATTCTTCAACTGGACCATGATCAAAATAAAATTGTTGCTACATCTGCAGGCAATCATTCTCAGGCAGTGAGTTATCACGGTACAAAGTCTGGCTTTGATGTCAAAATATGCATGCCAACCTACACGCCATTAACCAAAATCCTAGCTACAGAAAGTTGGGGGGCTAAAGTTCATTTAGAGGGTGAAACTTTTTCTGATGCCATGGTTGTGGGCAAACAAATGGCTGAAGATGAAGGGGCTCATTTTGTGCATGCCTTCGATGATCTAAGAGTGATGGCTGGGCAGGGCACGGTGGGCTTAGAGTTGTTGACTCAGTTGCCTGAGCTTGAATTGGTGGTGGTGCCAGTAGGTGGCGGTGGTTTAGCCTCTGGTTTGGCGGTGGCAATCAAAGAAAACAATCCCAATATTAAAGTGATTGGTGTGCAAGCAGCCAATTGTGACTTGGTAGCACAATTGGTTAAAGGTGTACCTGAACAAGATATAGTACGCAGTCATAAAAGTACCATTGGCGATGGAATAGCCATTAAAACCATTGGTCAATATACCATTCCTTTAATGCAAAAATATCTGGATGATATTGTTACGGTCACAGAAGAAGAAATGGCTGAAGCCATGGTTTATTTGCTACACACCAGCAAAGTTCTATTGGAAGGAGCGGGAGCGGCGGCCTTTGGAGCCATTATGGCCAATAAGGTTAAAACCAATGGTCATAAAACTGTAGCTATTGCCAGTGGAGGAAATGTTGATTTAACTCTGCTTTCAAAGGTTATACAGAAAAGCTTGGTAAAACGTGGACGGCAAGCCAGTATAGAACTGATGATATCTGATCGTCCTGGTGGGTTAAATGAATTAACCAGTATTATTGCTCACCTAGGGGCAAGTATTTTACAAATACATCATGAAAGAAGTGCAATTGATGTTCCTTTTTATGAGACAAGTGTAAAGCTGAAATTAGAGACCAAGGGTCCTGAGCATTTACAAGAAATATTGGCCGGCTTGAAAGAAAAAGGCTATGCCATAAGATAATACAAAATGGAGGTTTAAAACTAATGAATGAAATGAAAAGAAATGTAGTCTTGGTTGTTGTTGCGGCGGTAGTTTTGATTGGAGCAATTACAGGCTTTGGAATAAAAATTATTGATACCGGTTACCGTGGCGTTAAAACCCGTTTTGGGAAAGTGGTGGGAGAACCATTGGATGAAGGTTTGTATTTTTACAATCCCATTACCACCAAAATTCAAGATTTGGAAGTGCGTGTATTGAAGTTAAGTGGAGAAACTCAGACTTATACAAAAGATGTTCAACAAGCCACTATTCGCTATGTGATCAACTTTGCCTTAGATAAAGCGCATGTTCATGATGTTTATCAAAACTTAGGTTTGAATTGGCGTGAACGGGTTATTCCACAAGTGATTGAAGGTTCATTGAAAGCTGTTATTGGTAAATGGGATGCAGTAGATTTGATTGGTAATCGACAAAAAGCAACAATTGAAGCCCAAGAAGCAATAAGAGAAGGTTTAAAGGACAAATTTATTGATGTTAATCGTTTTGAAATGACAGATATA
This window of the Oligoflexia bacterium genome carries:
- a CDS encoding NYN domain-containing protein, whose amino-acid sequence is MKIIIDGYNLMFCGGFQDRDDLIETLFNYKNSTQHQHSFLVVFDGTHQGTFSGDRDFYKGLEIVYTPITEIADDWIADYLNTHKHKSASFLVVSSDRKVQQASQSISCDWISSEDFSKRIQQKTETSFADLLKQGEWNEGRENLNELYKQKSKKGNPRKLSKKERQKRKKFKKL
- a CDS encoding DUF6531 domain-containing protein — encoded protein: MKKWVLISIIFTTFKLFAGVNPQTGNFFFTVQDYQKQCHQMTLSIQRSYNSLYRQSGLFGKSWLSNLERKIIPVSNISLELIEADGYVSQFYLESLISDKEKSVDAIIKRKKNLDIEHTGNPKGNGDQHYSELKEKMLNEHDYFLTQLQRYQPNTITTNNSVFVSQDRKSSTLSQHKNGFKRTFINGDTEEYNTNGELILEKNRHNTFIRYIYNNGLLKTIRDSCGQYVNINYDKKNRIKSIQSSHNKTVHYSYDDQNIKNTLSRFTGMDGQSLNFKYDKFFRLTGIEFPSETIKIVYDQNSGKVAEHHGPGKNKNSYTYTSYRGKNITRITDEQKQSHSYTFIPAKNQSIYTAPDGTEQIKTTLACCGKLSSIKDKKGQGETYIYDKNKQNLIELQSTKDENVFYTYNDIDLISSIQKGKTTLNINYNSEHLPKLIKKNNQTLVEADYDMHGDLLRVHDRTSDILIQRKNNGDIQQIQLKQNNQTYVVKIQYQHNDEIQDKLFEPNSAQTASIIEQEFNRLLNLLQLKPYLPNTS
- a CDS encoding DUF1311 domain-containing protein, yielding MQYKIKYVFLIGLGIVLKAGFAVAGCWDNNIISTDISKDLSKYRMYYDSDPRFNPSANYVSSVSGEKVEYFSPTDAHNFFEQDRAMEIMEEENKKWFILDAYSYLELDDWEKSDILPETFHYGENASRLLSQKINDTEIQVACSDGFYYQYPIKQLKPAYVQDVDFEKKLKLMKSFLIEDQVFHLVTHYIKQKECAETYTIVLNTHSCSDKKHKTELKVQPSFSCQGKLSKTEKMICENGVLAGQDKIINEIYQKAIKVLPEPKKTKELRVVLAETYVPEDRQALLAEQRNFIKEREQECGAKKSDEAILECLIEHFAKNLGMMELLKYSYKL
- the ilvA gene encoding threonine ammonia-lyase; translation: MLKLHDIQAAQERIAGKILRTPIMRTQHPNIEHEKIFLKMESFHRTSSFKERGALNTILQLDHDQNKIVATSAGNHSQAVSYHGTKSGFDVKICMPTYTPLTKILATESWGAKVHLEGETFSDAMVVGKQMAEDEGAHFVHAFDDLRVMAGQGTVGLELLTQLPELELVVVPVGGGGLASGLAVAIKENNPNIKVIGVQAANCDLVAQLVKGVPEQDIVRSHKSTIGDGIAIKTIGQYTIPLMQKYLDDIVTVTEEEMAEAMVYLLHTSKVLLEGAGAAAFGAIMANKVKTNGHKTVAIASGGNVDLTLLSKVIQKSLVKRGRQASIELMISDRPGGLNELTSIIAHLGASILQIHHERSAIDVPFYETSVKLKLETKGPEHLQEILAGLKEKGYAIR
- a CDS encoding prohibitin family protein, giving the protein MNEMKRNVVLVVVAAVVLIGAITGFGIKIIDTGYRGVKTRFGKVVGEPLDEGLYFYNPITTKIQDLEVRVLKLSGETQTYTKDVQQATIRYVINFALDKAHVHDVYQNLGLNWRERVIPQVIEGSLKAVIGKWDAVDLIGNRQKATIEAQEAIREGLKDKFIDVNRFEMTDISYENAFEQAVERKVIAIQNASQAENKTKQIEEEAKQKLISAKAEAESMSIRARALTQNKSLVEYEAVQKWDGKLPQYMMGNSVPFISMK